A genomic stretch from Paraburkholderia dioscoreae includes:
- a CDS encoding LysE family translocator, with the protein MLDLSTLGTFVAVVLGLFLIPGPAVLLVLTRTVHGGRQAGILTGLGIAVGDFIHTLGASVGLSALLMTSALAFNAVKFVGAAYLVYLGVRALREKQAGAHMPAVAPVSAAKAFFQAIPAEVLNPKTALFFLAFLPQFVHPEHGSTFLQFTTLGLIFVGMSALYTTLIVLTIRPLGKLVKRLTWLTRWQNRIIGVLFISLGLRVATQTR; encoded by the coding sequence ATGCTGGATCTATCCACGTTAGGGACTTTCGTTGCCGTTGTACTCGGGCTTTTTCTGATTCCCGGTCCGGCTGTGCTGCTGGTTTTGACGCGCACGGTGCATGGCGGCCGCCAGGCCGGCATTCTCACGGGGCTCGGTATCGCGGTTGGCGATTTCATTCATACGCTGGGCGCATCGGTCGGCCTCTCGGCGCTTCTGATGACCTCCGCGCTGGCCTTCAATGCGGTGAAGTTCGTCGGTGCGGCCTATCTCGTCTATCTGGGCGTTCGCGCGTTGCGCGAGAAACAGGCGGGCGCGCATATGCCGGCCGTGGCGCCGGTATCGGCCGCGAAGGCTTTCTTTCAGGCCATTCCCGCCGAAGTGCTGAACCCTAAGACTGCGCTGTTTTTTCTCGCGTTTCTGCCGCAATTCGTTCATCCCGAACACGGTTCCACGTTCTTGCAGTTCACCACGCTCGGGCTGATCTTTGTCGGCATGAGTGCGCTTTATACGACGCTGATCGTGCTGACCATTCGTCCGCTGGGCAAACTCGTCAAGCGTTTGACGTGGCTGACGCGCTGGCAGAACAGGATCATCGGCGTGCTGTTCATTTCGCTCGGCCTGCGTGTGGCGACGCAAACGCGTTGA
- a CDS encoding 2-hydroxychromene-2-carboxylate isomerase: MSDAAACATTRAPEIEFWFDFGSNYSYLSVMRIEALAAARGARICWRPFLLGPVFRGLGFDDSPFVLQKEKGAYVWKDMERQCRKYGIALKRPTTFPRAALLAMRVALLGADREWMAAYCREIMQLNFARDRDIGSLEVVSEALGELGLPAQQIITEAQSDANKLRLREQTAAAARRGIFGAPTFFVGDEMFWGNDRLDDALDYCVSIAPDG, translated from the coding sequence ATGAGCGACGCCGCGGCTTGCGCGACCACACGTGCGCCGGAAATCGAGTTCTGGTTCGACTTCGGCAGCAACTACAGCTATCTCAGCGTCATGCGCATCGAAGCGCTGGCTGCGGCGCGAGGCGCGCGGATTTGCTGGCGCCCCTTCTTGCTGGGCCCTGTTTTTCGCGGCCTCGGTTTCGACGATTCGCCATTCGTGCTGCAGAAAGAGAAGGGCGCGTATGTGTGGAAGGACATGGAGCGGCAATGCCGCAAATATGGCATTGCACTGAAGCGTCCCACCACATTTCCACGTGCAGCACTTCTCGCCATGCGCGTGGCGTTGCTCGGCGCGGATCGCGAATGGATGGCCGCCTATTGCCGCGAGATCATGCAACTGAACTTCGCGCGTGACCGTGATATCGGTTCGCTGGAGGTGGTGAGCGAGGCGCTCGGCGAATTGGGTTTGCCCGCGCAGCAGATCATCACCGAGGCGCAAAGCGACGCGAACAAACTGCGCTTGCGTGAACAGACCGCAGCGGCCGCGCGCCGGGGCATTTTCGGCGCGCCGACATTTTTTGTGGGCGATGAAATGTTCTGGGGCAACGACCGGCTGGACGATGCATTGGACTACTGCGTATCGATCGCGCCAGACGGCTAG
- a CDS encoding DUF2866 domain-containing protein has translation MDEDTVFEHLRAMPDNEWVRQIHSCKVSDPLQHPWGRSYRLVEWTMKHTPESSRRVVPAESTPLEIAQAVVSHVPGRRFCQQSDE, from the coding sequence ATGGATGAAGACACGGTATTCGAGCATCTGCGCGCCATGCCCGACAACGAATGGGTCCGGCAGATTCACTCATGCAAGGTCTCGGACCCGCTGCAGCATCCTTGGGGGCGTTCGTACCGGCTCGTCGAATGGACCATGAAGCACACGCCCGAATCGAGCCGCCGGGTGGTGCCCGCCGAAAGCACGCCGCTTGAAATCGCTCAGGCTGTCGTCTCGCACGTTCCGGGCCGGCGCTTCTGCCAGCAGAGCGACGAGTAG
- a CDS encoding GGDEF domain-containing protein, protein MTNLAQTPLAERLRSLVDTVQHNERTLRRFQNVELRLIGAQDFASFLDTLFSQLPREFSLAGVTLWLDDRAPMLRELLEPVALLALDQPRLRTSREGGLAAQGLCEDGRPWLGTLRELNDTVRRAFFGDAEDVPASAILLPLASGDTISGYLWLGSDDAARFGQGMATDILERFASIVTASLDNVAHRERLKQLGMTDSLTGLANRRYFDERLREEVMRAVRYRMPVACLFIDIDSFKRINDTYGHQTGDRALAAVAACVRQQVRLGDTVARYGGEEFAALLQGDRADALTVAERVRLAVERLALQDDHGERIALTVSIGVASRMVSGTPTEAATLGGAIMEEADRAMYQAKRNGRNRIEALVSASGDHTAG, encoded by the coding sequence GTGACGAATCTCGCCCAAACGCCGCTCGCCGAGCGTCTTCGCTCGCTCGTCGATACCGTGCAGCACAATGAGCGCACGCTACGCCGCTTCCAGAACGTGGAACTACGGTTGATCGGCGCGCAGGACTTCGCGTCCTTTCTCGACACGCTATTCAGTCAGTTGCCGCGGGAATTCTCGCTGGCGGGCGTGACGCTCTGGCTCGACGACCGCGCGCCGATGCTGCGTGAACTGCTCGAACCGGTCGCCTTGCTGGCACTCGATCAGCCCCGCTTGCGAACTTCGCGCGAAGGCGGCCTTGCGGCACAAGGTCTGTGCGAAGACGGCCGGCCGTGGCTCGGCACACTGCGCGAACTGAACGACACCGTGCGGCGCGCTTTCTTCGGTGATGCGGAAGATGTGCCGGCAAGTGCGATCCTGCTGCCGCTTGCCTCCGGCGATACGATCAGCGGCTATCTCTGGCTCGGCAGTGACGACGCGGCGCGGTTCGGTCAAGGCATGGCCACCGACATTCTGGAGCGCTTCGCGAGCATCGTGACAGCGAGCCTCGACAATGTCGCGCATCGCGAGCGGCTCAAGCAACTGGGCATGACCGATTCGTTGACAGGCCTCGCCAATCGCCGCTATTTCGACGAGCGGCTGCGCGAGGAAGTCATGCGCGCCGTCCGCTATCGCATGCCGGTGGCATGTCTTTTCATCGATATCGACAGCTTCAAGCGGATCAACGACACCTACGGCCATCAGACCGGCGACCGCGCGCTGGCGGCGGTGGCGGCTTGTGTGCGGCAGCAGGTGCGTCTGGGCGATACCGTGGCGCGTTACGGCGGCGAGGAATTTGCCGCGCTGCTGCAAGGCGACCGGGCCGACGCGCTCACCGTCGCCGAGCGCGTGCGGCTGGCGGTCGAAAGGCTGGCTTTGCAGGACGATCATGGCGAACGCATCGCCTTGACGGTGTCGATCGGCGTGGCGTCGCGGATGGTCAGTGGCACGCCGACCGAAGCCGCCACGTTAGGCGGCGCGATCATGGAGGAAGCCGATCGCGCGATGTACCAGGCCAAACGCAACGGCCGTAATCGCATCGAAGCGCTGGTGAGCGCAAGCGGCGATCACACGGCCGGTTGA
- a CDS encoding peptidoglycan D,D-transpeptidase FtsI family protein, translating into MIQKKKSQSHDPYAPVAKNQLLAARLPMWRSKFIVLLVFGAFASLTGRAFWVQVVNQDFYVDQGQKRYQRTIELDATRGRIVDRNGSMLAVSLATYEIWASPKLIDEAAVAPLSRLLDLPLAELRRRLNGDKTFVLLKRQVDAETAGHLSKLGLAGITQIADSKRFYPEGESAAHVVGFTDIEDNGQEGIELAANEQLLGVPGQREVIRDRLGRVVSETRPLVPAQNGETIHLTIDRRIQQLAYAQLKEAVARHHAEAGSVVVLDARNGEILALANYPSFDPNDRARLTGRQLRNRAVVDTFEPGSTIKPVVVALSIDEGKVRPQSIIDTAPGWYRIGPAVIHDTSNHGAMSVAEAVQKSSNIALAKLALNLPAEKIWTKYQEYGLGLRPELTFPGVASGKVRPYKRWRPIEQATMAYGYGLSTSLLQIAQVYTAYAGDGTMHRVSLLRSGAGNVEQSADAGHAVTTPATARAIRSMLEMATGVGGTGRAATVEGYRIGGKTGTARKQVGATYAKNRYRALFVGMAPMSDPRLIVAVMIDDPAGKAFYGGTVAGPVFSGVTGGALQLLGVPPDAPAI; encoded by the coding sequence ATGATCCAGAAGAAGAAATCGCAATCTCACGACCCCTACGCGCCCGTCGCGAAGAACCAGTTGCTGGCCGCGCGCCTGCCGATGTGGCGTTCGAAATTCATCGTCCTGCTGGTGTTCGGCGCGTTCGCCTCGCTGACGGGGCGCGCGTTCTGGGTGCAGGTGGTGAACCAGGATTTCTACGTCGATCAGGGCCAGAAGCGCTACCAACGCACCATCGAACTCGACGCGACACGCGGGCGGATTGTCGATCGCAACGGCTCGATGCTCGCCGTCAGCCTTGCGACCTACGAAATCTGGGCCTCGCCCAAGCTGATCGACGAAGCCGCGGTCGCGCCGCTCTCCAGGCTGCTCGATCTGCCGCTGGCGGAGTTGCGCAGGCGTCTGAACGGCGACAAGACCTTCGTCCTGCTCAAGCGCCAGGTGGACGCGGAGACCGCCGGGCATCTGTCCAAACTGGGCCTTGCCGGCATCACGCAGATCGCGGATTCGAAGCGCTTTTATCCCGAAGGCGAATCCGCGGCACACGTGGTCGGTTTCACGGATATCGAGGACAACGGCCAGGAAGGTATCGAACTCGCCGCCAATGAACAACTGCTCGGCGTGCCCGGCCAGCGCGAAGTGATCCGCGACCGTCTGGGGCGCGTGGTGTCCGAGACCCGGCCGCTGGTGCCCGCGCAGAACGGCGAAACTATCCACCTGACGATCGACCGGCGGATTCAGCAGCTCGCTTACGCGCAACTGAAGGAGGCTGTTGCCCGACATCACGCCGAAGCCGGCAGCGTGGTGGTGCTCGATGCCCGCAACGGCGAAATCCTGGCGCTCGCCAACTACCCGAGCTTCGATCCGAACGACCGCGCCCGCCTGACCGGCCGCCAACTGCGCAACCGCGCGGTGGTCGACACTTTCGAGCCGGGTTCGACCATCAAGCCGGTGGTCGTCGCACTGTCGATCGACGAGGGCAAGGTGCGGCCGCAGAGCATTATCGACACCGCGCCCGGCTGGTACAGGATCGGCCCGGCCGTGATTCACGACACCTCGAATCACGGCGCGATGAGCGTCGCCGAAGCGGTGCAGAAGTCGAGCAATATCGCGCTCGCCAAGCTCGCGCTGAATCTGCCGGCCGAAAAGATCTGGACCAAGTATCAGGAATACGGGCTCGGTCTGCGCCCCGAGCTGACCTTTCCGGGCGTAGCGTCGGGCAAGGTGCGGCCGTATAAACGCTGGCGGCCGATCGAACAGGCCACCATGGCGTATGGCTATGGGCTCTCCACGTCGCTATTGCAGATCGCACAGGTCTACACGGCCTATGCCGGCGACGGCACGATGCATCGCGTCAGTCTGTTGCGCAGCGGGGCGGGTAACGTCGAGCAATCCGCGGACGCGGGTCATGCGGTCACGACGCCGGCCACCGCGCGCGCCATCCGCTCAATGCTGGAAATGGCGACCGGCGTGGGTGGCACCGGGCGCGCGGCAACGGTGGAAGGCTACCGGATCGGCGGCAAGACCGGCACGGCGCGCAAACAGGTCGGCGCGACTTACGCGAAGAACCGCTACCGTGCGCTGTTCGTCGGCATGGCGCCGATGAGCGACCCACGGCTGATCGTCGCGGTGATGATCGACGACCCGGCGGGTAAGGCGTTCTACGGCGGAACGGTGGCCGGCCCGGTGTTCAGCGGCGTGACGGGCGGAGCGCTGCAGTTGCTCGGCGTGCCGCCGGATGCGCCGGCGATCTGA
- a CDS encoding methyl-accepting chemotaxis protein gives MTLNKKLASMIGVLWIGLILIGGFGAWQNRASMISDRRDQLQSLIDQANHIVGRYYTLAQQHTITEDEARKQALATLAAMRYGKDGYISVNDSQPVMLMHPFKPEMVGKNLGQFTDPAGNHLFTDIVTAGNREGGGFIDYLWAKPGNDKPVAKTSYALHFAPWDWYIVTGMYMDDVQSEFYASLLRWLVITVTLGAIATVVMLLVLRSIRRSLGGDLEAAVEHAQLMAGGNLATRVPVRPDSAGSLLHALQTMQAGLVETVSRVRLGTENINIGATEIAAGNTDLSQRTEEQAAALVETASSMDQMTVNVKQNADSAQQAAHLAGQAADVATRGSRVVDDVVRTMGEITTSSRQIGDIIGVIDGIAFQTNILALNAAVEAARAGEQGRGFAVVAAEVRSLAQRSATAAKEIKALIETSTHTVEAGASLVANAGSTMGEIVQSVRRVNEILEEISNASREQSAGIEQVNRAVGEMDQVTQQNAALVEQAAAAAHSLKDQVGVLREAISSFALPA, from the coding sequence ATGACTTTGAACAAGAAACTGGCCTCGATGATCGGCGTCCTCTGGATCGGCCTGATCCTGATCGGCGGCTTCGGCGCATGGCAAAACCGCGCCTCGATGATTTCGGATCGCCGCGATCAGCTGCAATCGCTGATCGACCAGGCCAACCACATCGTCGGCCGCTACTACACGCTCGCGCAGCAGCACACAATCACTGAAGACGAAGCCAGAAAGCAGGCGCTCGCGACGCTGGCGGCCATGCGCTACGGCAAGGACGGCTACATCTCCGTCAACGACTCGCAGCCGGTCATGTTGATGCATCCGTTCAAGCCGGAAATGGTCGGCAAGAACCTTGGGCAGTTCACCGATCCGGCGGGCAACCATCTGTTCACCGATATCGTCACCGCGGGCAATCGCGAAGGCGGCGGTTTCATCGACTATCTGTGGGCCAAGCCGGGCAACGATAAGCCGGTGGCCAAAACCAGCTACGCGCTGCACTTCGCGCCGTGGGACTGGTATATCGTCACCGGCATGTATATGGACGACGTGCAAAGCGAGTTCTACGCCAGTCTGCTGCGCTGGCTCGTCATCACCGTCACGCTCGGCGCGATCGCCACCGTCGTCATGCTGCTGGTGCTGCGCAGCATTCGCCGCTCGCTCGGCGGCGATCTCGAAGCGGCCGTGGAACACGCGCAGTTAATGGCGGGTGGCAATCTCGCCACGCGCGTGCCGGTGCGGCCGGACAGCGCCGGCAGCCTGCTGCACGCGCTTCAGACGATGCAGGCCGGCCTCGTCGAAACCGTGTCGCGCGTGCGTCTCGGCACGGAAAACATCAATATCGGCGCGACGGAAATCGCCGCCGGCAACACGGATCTCTCGCAGCGCACTGAAGAGCAGGCCGCCGCGCTCGTCGAAACGGCTTCGAGCATGGACCAGATGACGGTCAACGTGAAGCAGAACGCGGACAGTGCGCAGCAGGCCGCCCACCTCGCCGGCCAGGCCGCGGACGTCGCCACGCGCGGCAGCCGCGTGGTCGACGACGTGGTGCGCACGATGGGCGAGATCACTACCAGTTCGCGGCAGATCGGCGACATCATCGGCGTGATCGACGGCATCGCCTTCCAGACCAACATTCTCGCGCTCAACGCAGCCGTGGAAGCGGCCCGCGCGGGCGAACAGGGTCGCGGCTTCGCGGTGGTCGCAGCCGAAGTGCGCAGCCTCGCGCAACGCTCGGCCACGGCGGCGAAGGAAATCAAGGCCTTGATCGAGACTTCGACGCATACGGTCGAAGCCGGCGCGTCGCTGGTCGCCAACGCGGGTTCGACGATGGGCGAGATCGTGCAGTCGGTGCGGCGCGTGAACGAGATCCTCGAAGAGATCAGCAACGCCTCGCGCGAACAGAGCGCGGGCATCGAGCAGGTCAATCGGGCGGTCGGCGAAATGGATCAGGTCACGCAGCAGAATGCGGCGCTGGTCGAGCAGGCCGCGGCCGCGGCGCATTCGCTGAAGGATCAGGTGGGAGTGCTGCGCGAAGCGATCTCGAGCTTCGCGCTGCCGGCCTGA
- the aepX gene encoding phosphoenolpyruvate mutase: protein MNAREPAFISASRSARLRQMLVSNELEFMMEAHNGLSARIVREAGFKAIWGSGLAISAQFGVRDNNEASWTQVVDTLEFMADASDLPILLDGDTGYGNFNNVRRLVRKLEQRGIAGVCIEDKQFPKTNSFINGEAQPLADMDEFCGKIKAGKDSQSDENFSIVARVEALIAGWGMDEALRRAEAYRQAGADAILIHSKLSRPDEILEFAREWAGRGPLVIVPTKYYSTPTEVFREAGISTVIWANHLIRAATSAMQAVAKEIHSSETLVNVEDSIAAVNEIFRLQDADEYSEAEDRYLSSGRAAGSAVVLAASRGKGLEAVTEDRPKVMLPIAGKPLLRWLVDAFKKQGVNDITVVGGYRADAIDTAGIKLVVNEQHAQTGELASLACAVDKLAGDTVISYGDLLFRSYILRDLVESEAAFSVVVDSSLTDAENASVRDFAWCSAADDRGLFGNKVVLRHVSSGQDASSAIASQTPHGRWVGLLNVRGDGRERLQAVMSQLQARPDFASLDMPALLNALIEAGESIEVQYVHGHWRGVNDLEDFRRAGDFAHAQAPFAAAAGGSANSAATGAASGAAQ from the coding sequence ATGAACGCCCGCGAACCTGCCTTTATCTCCGCTTCCCGTAGCGCGCGCCTGCGCCAGATGCTTGTCAGCAACGAACTCGAATTCATGATGGAGGCCCATAACGGCCTGTCCGCGCGGATCGTCCGCGAAGCCGGTTTCAAGGCGATCTGGGGCTCGGGCCTCGCGATCTCCGCGCAATTCGGCGTGCGCGACAATAACGAAGCAAGCTGGACGCAAGTCGTCGACACGCTCGAATTCATGGCCGACGCGAGCGACCTGCCGATCCTGCTCGACGGCGATACCGGCTACGGCAACTTCAACAACGTGCGCCGTCTCGTGCGCAAGCTCGAACAGCGCGGCATTGCCGGCGTGTGTATCGAAGACAAGCAGTTTCCCAAGACCAACAGCTTCATCAACGGCGAAGCGCAACCGCTCGCCGATATGGATGAGTTCTGCGGCAAGATCAAAGCCGGTAAGGACTCGCAGTCGGACGAAAACTTTTCGATCGTCGCGCGGGTTGAAGCGTTGATCGCCGGCTGGGGCATGGACGAGGCGCTGCGTCGCGCGGAAGCCTACCGCCAGGCCGGCGCGGATGCGATCCTGATTCACAGCAAGCTCTCGCGTCCCGACGAAATTCTCGAGTTCGCGCGCGAATGGGCGGGCCGTGGTCCGCTCGTGATCGTGCCGACCAAGTACTACAGCACGCCCACCGAAGTTTTCCGCGAAGCCGGCATCAGCACCGTGATCTGGGCGAACCATCTGATTCGCGCGGCCACCTCGGCCATGCAGGCCGTCGCCAAGGAAATCCATTCGAGCGAAACGCTCGTCAACGTGGAAGACAGCATCGCCGCCGTCAATGAAATTTTCCGTCTGCAGGATGCCGACGAATATTCAGAAGCCGAAGACCGCTACCTGTCGAGCGGCCGAGCGGCCGGTTCCGCGGTCGTGCTCGCGGCAAGCCGCGGCAAGGGTCTCGAAGCCGTCACCGAAGACCGTCCGAAAGTGATGCTGCCGATCGCCGGCAAGCCGCTGCTGCGCTGGCTCGTCGATGCATTCAAGAAGCAGGGCGTGAACGATATCACCGTGGTCGGCGGTTATCGCGCCGATGCGATCGACACGGCCGGCATCAAGCTGGTGGTCAACGAACAGCACGCGCAAACCGGCGAACTCGCGTCGCTCGCCTGCGCGGTCGACAAGCTGGCGGGCGACACGGTGATCTCGTACGGCGATCTGCTGTTCCGCAGCTATATCCTGCGCGATCTCGTGGAGAGCGAAGCGGCGTTCAGCGTGGTGGTCGATTCGTCGCTGACCGACGCGGAAAACGCCAGCGTGCGCGATTTCGCGTGGTGCTCGGCGGCCGACGACCGCGGTCTGTTCGGCAACAAGGTCGTGCTGCGTCACGTATCGAGCGGGCAGGACGCCAGCTCGGCCATCGCGTCGCAAACGCCGCATGGCCGCTGGGTCGGTCTGCTGAACGTGCGCGGCGATGGCCGCGAGCGTTTGCAGGCGGTCATGAGCCAGTTGCAGGCGCGCCCGGATTTCGCGTCGCTCGACATGCCCGCGTTGCTGAACGCGCTGATCGAAGCGGGTGAATCGATCGAAGTGCAATACGTGCACGGCCACTGGCGCGGCGTGAACGACCTCGAAGATTTCCGCCGTGCGGGCGACTTCGCGCATGCGCAGGCGCCGTTCGCGGCTGCGGCCGGCGGCTCGGCAAACAGCGCAGCGACGGGCGCAGCGAGCGGAGCCGCGCAATGA
- the aepY gene encoding phosphonopyruvate decarboxylase — MIEAAQFVEAARERGFDWYAGVPCSYLTPFINYVLQDESLHYVSAANEGDAVALIAGVTLGARNGRRGITMMQNSGLGNAVSPLTSLTWTFRLPQLLIVTWRGQPGVADEPQHALMGPITPAMLETMEIPWETFPTEADAIGPALDRAIAHMDETGRPYALVMQKGSVAPYELKDSGASARRVPVTPQSQFTNVAASELASRHDALNKVIAHTPLESTVVLASTGFCGRELYAIEDRPNQLYMVGSMGCVTPFALGLALARPDLHVVALDGDGAALMRMGAFATIGAYGPSNLTHLLLDNGAHDSTGGQATVSSQVSFAGVAAACGYASAVESDDANVIDALFEAAPLDGPRFARLAIRGGTPDGLPRPTITPPDVKTRLMRHIGAA; from the coding sequence ATGATCGAGGCTGCACAGTTTGTCGAGGCGGCGCGCGAGCGCGGCTTCGACTGGTATGCAGGCGTACCGTGTTCGTATCTCACGCCGTTCATCAACTACGTGTTGCAGGACGAGTCGCTGCATTACGTGTCGGCGGCCAATGAAGGCGACGCCGTCGCGTTGATCGCGGGCGTCACGCTCGGCGCGCGCAACGGCCGGCGCGGCATCACCATGATGCAGAACTCCGGGCTCGGCAATGCCGTGAGCCCGTTGACCTCGCTCACGTGGACCTTCCGCTTGCCGCAATTGCTGATCGTCACGTGGCGCGGCCAGCCCGGTGTCGCCGACGAACCGCAGCACGCGTTGATGGGCCCAATCACGCCCGCGATGCTCGAGACAATGGAGATTCCGTGGGAAACCTTCCCGACCGAAGCCGACGCGATCGGCCCGGCTCTCGATCGCGCCATCGCGCATATGGATGAAACCGGCCGCCCTTATGCGCTGGTGATGCAGAAGGGCAGCGTGGCGCCGTATGAGTTGAAGGACAGCGGCGCGAGCGCGCGCCGCGTGCCTGTTACGCCGCAATCGCAGTTCACGAATGTGGCGGCGAGCGAGCTGGCTTCGCGTCACGACGCGCTGAACAAGGTGATCGCGCACACGCCGCTCGAATCGACGGTAGTGCTCGCGTCGACCGGATTTTGCGGGCGCGAACTCTACGCGATCGAGGACCGTCCGAACCAGTTGTACATGGTCGGCTCGATGGGTTGCGTGACGCCGTTCGCGCTGGGTCTTGCGCTCGCGCGTCCCGATCTGCACGTGGTCGCGCTCGACGGCGACGGCGCCGCGCTGATGCGCATGGGCGCGTTCGCGACCATCGGCGCATACGGTCCGTCGAATCTCACGCACCTGCTGCTCGATAACGGCGCGCATGACTCCACCGGCGGCCAGGCGACGGTGTCGTCGCAGGTTTCGTTTGCGGGCGTCGCTGCGGCGTGCGGTTATGCGTCGGCGGTCGAAAGCGACGACGCGAACGTGATCGACGCGCTGTTCGAAGCCGCGCCCCTCGACGGCCCGCGCTTCGCGCGTCTGGCCATTCGCGGCGGCACGCCCGACGGGCTGCCGCGTCCCACCATCACGCCGCCCGATGTGAAGACGCGTCTCATGCGCCACATCGGCGCCGCTTAA
- a CDS encoding 2-aminoethylphosphonate aminotransferase: MLLLNPGPVTLTERVRNSLLQTDLCHRESEFFDLQEEARTRLVDLYGLDAGEWQAVLMTGSGTAAVESMTAALVPQNGKLLVVENGVYGERISQIAAQYGIAHESLKHEWMQAPDLAKIAAHLDADKAFTHVAVIHHETTTGRLNDLAELGALCRERGLRLLVDGVSSFGAETIDFADSSLDAVAATANKCLHGVPGASFVLVRRAALAQAASRTYYLDLGRLARLQDQRNTPFTPSVHAYYALVEALRELADEGGWRARHARYAALAEQARAGLAERGIGSVLPPEQSSVVLRAYRLPEGIAYPQLHDALKARGFVIYAGQGGLSAELFRISTMGNIHAADVDRLLQGFSELMR; encoded by the coding sequence ATGCTGCTGCTCAACCCCGGCCCGGTGACGCTCACCGAACGCGTTCGCAACAGCCTGTTGCAGACGGATTTGTGCCACCGCGAAAGCGAGTTTTTCGATTTACAGGAAGAGGCGCGCACGCGTCTCGTCGATCTTTACGGCCTCGACGCCGGCGAATGGCAAGCCGTGCTGATGACCGGTTCCGGCACGGCGGCAGTTGAAAGCATGACCGCCGCGCTGGTGCCGCAGAACGGCAAGCTGCTCGTCGTGGAAAACGGCGTGTATGGCGAGCGCATTTCGCAGATCGCCGCGCAGTACGGCATTGCGCATGAATCGCTGAAGCACGAGTGGATGCAGGCGCCCGACCTCGCGAAGATCGCCGCCCACCTCGACGCGGACAAGGCGTTCACGCACGTCGCCGTGATCCATCACGAAACCACGACCGGCCGCCTGAACGATCTGGCGGAACTCGGCGCGTTGTGTCGCGAACGGGGGCTGCGTCTGCTGGTGGACGGCGTCAGCAGTTTCGGCGCGGAAACGATCGATTTCGCCGACAGCAGTCTCGACGCCGTGGCCGCCACGGCGAACAAGTGTCTGCATGGCGTGCCGGGCGCCTCGTTCGTGCTGGTACGCCGCGCCGCGCTCGCGCAGGCGGCGAGCCGCACGTACTACCTCGATCTCGGACGTCTCGCGCGTTTGCAGGATCAGCGCAACACGCCGTTTACGCCTTCGGTGCATGCGTACTACGCACTGGTCGAAGCGCTGCGCGAACTCGCCGACGAAGGCGGCTGGCGCGCGCGTCATGCGCGTTACGCGGCGCTCGCCGAACAGGCGCGGGCGGGTCTTGCCGAGCGCGGCATCGGCAGCGTGCTGCCGCCGGAGCAGTCGTCGGTGGTGTTGCGTGCGTATCGCTTGCCGGAAGGCATCGCATATCCGCAACTGCACGACGCGCTGAAGGCGCGCGGCTTCGTCATCTACGCGGGGCAAGGCGGCCTGTCGGCGGAACTGTTCCGCATCTCGACGATGGGCAACATTCACGCCGCCGACGTCGACCGTCTGTTGCAAGGCTTCAGCGAACTCATGCGCTGA
- a CDS encoding PIG-L deacetylase family protein, which yields MSETSPRLFIVSPHFDDAVFSCGALLAAHPDAAVCTVFAAPPEQPMHTEWDEKSGFTDAHQAIHERTREDNRALEVLDAIPLRMPFRDSQYADSPSISKLAAALEETIYRTTANTLLMPLGLYHDDHVRVFEACCEILPRLSHLTWFGYEEAIHRRTPGVVQARLADLAQRGIVATPAHPSAGHTIDLQRRAQLKREAVNAYESQLRAFGAGNYDDIFATERYWQLSVGRRLKK from the coding sequence ATGAGCGAAACCAGCCCACGTCTTTTCATCGTCTCGCCCCATTTCGACGACGCCGTCTTCAGTTGCGGCGCATTACTCGCCGCGCATCCCGACGCCGCGGTGTGCACGGTGTTCGCCGCGCCGCCCGAGCAGCCGATGCATACCGAATGGGATGAAAAATCGGGTTTCACGGACGCCCATCAGGCCATCCACGAGCGCACGCGGGAAGATAACCGCGCGCTGGAAGTGCTCGACGCGATTCCGCTGCGCATGCCGTTTCGCGACAGCCAGTATGCGGATTCGCCGTCCATCAGCAAGCTGGCGGCGGCGCTCGAAGAAACCATCTATCGCACCACCGCGAATACGCTGCTGATGCCGCTCGGCCTGTACCACGACGATCACGTGCGGGTGTTCGAAGCCTGCTGTGAAATTCTGCCGCGCCTGTCGCATCTGACCTGGTTCGGCTACGAGGAAGCGATTCACCGCCGCACGCCCGGGGTGGTGCAGGCGCGGCTCGCCGATCTCGCGCAGCGCGGCATCGTTGCGACACCGGCCCACCCGAGTGCCGGCCATACGATCGATCTGCAGCGCCGCGCGCAACTCAAACGCGAAGCCGTCAACGCTTACGAAAGCCAGTTGCGCGCATTCGGCGCGGGCAATTACGACGACATTTTCGCCACCGAGCGTTACTGGCAACTCAGCGTGGGCCGTCGCCTGAAAAAGTAA